In one Nicotiana tomentosiformis chromosome 6, ASM39032v3, whole genome shotgun sequence genomic region, the following are encoded:
- the LOC138893649 gene encoding uncharacterized protein translates to MDKSWINILNRNDPLYENGAKKFLHFASLDRPNASEILCPCRKCRNIKFIPKELIVEHIVVDGFLPSYVNWICHGETSSSSMSVDRLDRGDEIQGLVHDAFGVPPTSDFINMDTRGDSFGGSNQHNVGFDKKTEKFFNLLKESERELYPGSKYSLLSFLVRLLHLNCLNGWSNNSFSMLLELLKDVFPEGEILPKSFNDAKRIIKDLGLEYKKIDACPNDCMIYWSETKDRTDCKFCKAPRYKQFVGESGSLETSKISAKVFRYFPLIPRLQRLFMSSKTSTDMRWHAKGRTKDGVMRHPADSIAWRKFDESHQDFSQDPRNVRLGLASDGFNPFKSMSISHSTWPVVLVPYNLPPWLCMKQPYMILSMIIDGPHAPGNDIDIYLRPLIDELKELWVGVDTYDVSKNHMFQMRASLLWTISDFLALGNLLGYGVKTRYACPCCLTKTKFLRLKYGRKYCFMSHRRWLPHGHKFRKDKVSFDGFKELEAAPKCLSGIEVLKQLKGIKNKFRKHLSAKSKKRKWKNSDDVDDAMLQYLWKKKSIFFELDYWKDNMIRHNLDTMHIEKNIFDNIFWTLLNVDGKEKDNLNSRLDLQEMGILKKGFAP, encoded by the coding sequence ATGGATAAGAGTTGGATAAACATATTGAATAGGAATGATCCTCTATATGAGAATGGAGCCAAAAAGTTTCTTCACTTTGCCTCATTAGATAGGCCTAATGCATCTGAAATCTTGTGTCCATGTCGGAAGTGTCGTAATATAAAATTTATCCCGAAAGAGTTGATTGTTGAACATATTGTGGTTGATGGATTTCTACCTAGTTACGTTAATTGGATTTGTCATGGTGAGACATCATCTTCATCAATGTCTGTGGATAGATTAGATAGAGGTGATGAGATACAAGGCTTGGTGCACGATGCTTTTGGAGTTCCTCCTACTAGTGACTTTATTAATATGGACACTCGTGGTGATAGTTTTGGTGGGTCAAATCAACATAATGTGGGATTTGATAAGAAAACTGAAAAGTTTTTTAACTTATTGAAAGAATCTGAGCGTGAATTATATCCTGGAAGCaaatattcacttctttcttttcttgttcGTCTATTACATTTAAATTGTCTCAATGGGTGGAGTAACAATTCATTTTCCATGTTGTTAGAGTTGTTAAAAGATGTGTTTCCTGAAGGTGAAATATTACCTAAGTCCTTTAATGATGCAAAAAGAATTATTAAAGATTTAGGACTCGAATACAAAAAAATAGATGCGTGTCCAAATGATTGTATGATCTATTGGAGTGAGACAAAAGATCGAACTGATTGTAAGTTTTGCAAAGCTCCAAGATACAAACAATTTGTAGGTGAATCTGGTAGTTTGGAAACCTCAAAAATTTCAGCAAAGGTGTTTAGATACTTCCCATTGATACCGAGGCTTCAAAGATTATTCATGTCATCTAAAACATCTACTGATATGAGATGGCATGCGAAAGGTCGCACTAAAGACGGGGTAATGCGGCATCCTGCTGATAGTATTGCTTGGAGAAAATTTGATGAATCGCATCAAGATTTTTCTCAAGATCCTCGAAATGTTAGACTTGGATTGGCTTCAGATGGATTTAATCCATTCAAGTCTATGTCTATCTCACATAGCACATGGCCAGTTGTCTTGGTTCCATATAACTTGCCACCTTGGTTGTGCATGAAGCAACCATACATGATATTATCAATGATTATTGATGGCCCTCATGCACCAGGCAACGATATTGATATCTATCTACGACCGTTAATTGATGAGTTAAAAGAATTGTGGGTTGGTGTTGACACTTATGATGTGTCAAAGAATCATATGTTTCAAATGCGTGCTTCATTGCTTTGGACAATCAGTGATTTTCTAGCACTAGGTAACTTATTAGGATATGGTGTGAAAACTAGATATGCTTGTCCATGTTGTCTGACCAAGACTAAATTTCTGAGATTGAAATATGGGCGAAAATATTGCTTCATGTCGCACAGGCGTTGGTTACCCCATGGGCATAAGTTTCGAAAAGATAAAGTTTCGTTTGATGGTTTTAAGGAGTTAGAGGCAGCACCTAAATGTTTGTCAGGTATTGAAGTTCTTAAGCAATTGAAAGGTATTAAAAATAAATTCAGAAAACATCTATCGGCCAAATCCAAGAAAAGAAAATGGAAGAATTCTGATGATGTTGACGATGCCATGTTGCAatatttatggaagaaaaagagCATATTTTTTGAGTTAGACTACTGGAAAGACAATATGATTCGTCATAATCTTGACACAATGCATATTGAAAAGAATATATTTGACAATATATTCTGGACATTACTAAATGTTGACGGGAAAGAAAAAGACAATCTGAATTCTCGTTTGGATTTACAAGAGATGGGGATTTTAAAGAAAGGCTTTGCACCCTAA